The proteins below are encoded in one region of Ornithinimicrobium avium:
- the sigK gene encoding ECF RNA polymerase sigma factor SigK, with translation MLLVAAQDREAFAQLYDAVAARVHGLAVRVVRDPAIAEEVTQEVFLQVWREASRFDPGRGSALAWLLTLTHRRAVDRVRSEQAQSDRLRRYEARTSTTAYDSTAEQATQRMEAARVRRALDDVGEPHRSALELAYFEGLTQREVAERMGVPLGTAKTRLRDGLRKVRTAMRGGEAR, from the coding sequence CTGCTGCTGGTCGCCGCGCAGGACCGGGAGGCCTTCGCCCAGCTCTACGACGCCGTCGCCGCACGGGTCCACGGACTGGCCGTGCGCGTCGTGCGCGACCCGGCCATCGCCGAGGAGGTCACCCAGGAGGTCTTCCTGCAGGTATGGCGTGAGGCGTCCCGGTTCGACCCCGGCCGCGGGTCGGCTCTCGCCTGGCTCCTCACCCTGACCCACCGCCGGGCCGTCGACCGGGTCCGCTCGGAGCAGGCCCAATCCGATCGGCTGCGGCGCTACGAAGCACGTACATCGACCACGGCGTACGACTCGACCGCCGAGCAGGCGACCCAACGGATGGAGGCGGCCCGCGTCCGTCGAGCCCTCGACGACGTCGGCGAGCCGCACCGCAGCGCGCTGGAGCTCGCCTACTTCGAGGGCCTGACGCAGCGCGAGGTCGCCGAGCGGATGGGCGTCCCGCTCGGTACCGCCAAGACGAGGCTGCGGGACGGTCTGCGCAAGGTCCGGACCGCGATGAGAGGAGGTGAGGCGCGGTGA
- the dinB gene encoding DNA polymerase IV yields the protein MALQPGEPGVVSVGPGVDDVTVLHVDMDAFYAAVSLLDRPDLAGLPVVVGGGWRSVVLSATYEARAFGVRSGMPMATARRLCPSVVVVRPDHDRYARVSEAVMAVFSEVTPRMEPVSVEEAFLDVSAAGRQWGGPAAIGQWIRDTVADEQRITCSVGGAPTKAVAKMASRAAKPDGMRLVGRSGVVPFLHPMPVGALWGVGEATEAELHRLGLRTVGQLAHVPEATLRRAFGEQGAARLQALAWGRDGDPVTPGRTERSVGSSETFAHDVDDPDVVRRQLLRLAGRTASRMRHAQVLGRTVVLTVRFSDFTTITRSRTVAVPTDVTRDVHATAWTLYQGLGLQRARVRLLGVRVEGITGADETLVQGRLDEPEHGWREAERAVDRATARFGRGAVRPASLLVGG from the coding sequence GTGGCACTCCAGCCCGGGGAGCCCGGGGTGGTGAGCGTGGGGCCGGGCGTGGACGACGTCACGGTGCTGCACGTCGACATGGACGCGTTCTACGCCGCGGTGTCGCTGCTGGACCGCCCCGACCTGGCCGGCCTGCCCGTCGTGGTCGGCGGCGGGTGGCGCAGCGTGGTGCTCTCGGCGACCTACGAGGCGCGGGCCTTCGGCGTCCGGTCGGGCATGCCGATGGCCACCGCCCGGCGGCTGTGCCCGTCCGTGGTCGTGGTGCGCCCGGACCACGACCGCTACGCGCGGGTGTCCGAGGCGGTGATGGCGGTCTTCTCCGAGGTGACGCCCCGGATGGAGCCGGTGTCGGTGGAGGAGGCCTTCCTCGACGTCTCGGCCGCGGGCCGGCAGTGGGGCGGGCCGGCCGCGATCGGCCAGTGGATCCGCGACACCGTCGCCGACGAGCAGCGGATCACCTGCTCGGTCGGGGGCGCGCCGACGAAGGCGGTCGCCAAGATGGCCTCGCGCGCGGCCAAGCCGGACGGGATGCGGCTGGTCGGCCGCTCCGGGGTGGTGCCCTTCCTGCACCCGATGCCGGTCGGTGCGCTCTGGGGGGTGGGGGAGGCCACCGAGGCCGAGCTGCACCGGCTCGGGCTGCGCACGGTGGGACAGCTCGCGCACGTGCCGGAGGCGACGCTGCGCCGCGCCTTCGGGGAGCAGGGCGCGGCCCGCCTGCAGGCCCTGGCCTGGGGGCGGGACGGCGACCCGGTGACGCCAGGGCGGACCGAGCGCAGCGTGGGCTCCTCGGAGACCTTCGCCCACGACGTCGACGACCCCGACGTGGTCCGGCGCCAGCTGCTGCGCCTGGCCGGGCGGACGGCGAGCCGGATGCGGCACGCGCAGGTGCTCGGCCGCACGGTCGTCCTCACCGTGCGCTTCTCGGACTTCACCACGATCACCCGCTCCCGGACGGTGGCCGTGCCGACCGACGTCACCCGCGACGTGCACGCCACGGCCTGGACCCTCTACCAGGGACTGGGCCTGCAGCGGGCACGGGTCCGGCTGCTCGGCGTCCGCGTCGAGGGCATCACGGGCGCCGACGAGACGCTGGTGCAGGGGCGGCTGGACGAGCCCGAGCACGGCTGGCGGGAGGCCGAGCGCGCGGTCGACCGCGCCACCGCGCGGTTCGGGCGCGGCGCGGTGCGGCCGGCGAGCCTTCTCGTCGGCGGATGA
- a CDS encoding DNA polymerase III subunit alpha translates to MPTHDDFVHLHVASSASMRYGASHPADLVARASALGQPALALTDRDGLYGAVRFVRACGEAGVAPVLGVDLAMAPAGGWSPGSPEAAPGRVALSGEAALATGRRQGRVQPVKGGTLVDDQQPRVVVLARGQQAGLAPGAGWARLCRLVTQTHLAGERGVPRTRHDLLARASAPVDGLAPAVVLLGPDSDVGRAVLARRQGVARTLLQAWQHVLPAGALRVEVVCHGGPEGTPASLGHASRMWALARECGVPAVLTAAVRHATPEQAKVVDVLDAARRMVALDERHLDRVSTAGHLADSATMHALARHLEEAGGSDARAADLLGDTLALAQECRQDARSDLGLGAVHLPEPEVLGVSGVGQAHQVLTGRCQDAVATRYPGASTAYLDRVRARLDEELGVIAGLGYPTYFLTVAQVCDLIRDNGVRVAARGSGAGSLVTYLLGISGVDPMEHGLLMERFCSPLRAQLPDIDVDVESARRTEMYERILERFGSERVTCVSMAETYRVRHAVRDVAATLGMPPGEIDVIAKAFPHIRARDARAAIRDLPELRQQGLDAPRMQLLLELVESLDGLPRHIAMHPCGVILSNTGLLDRTPVEASWLGFPMSQFDKEDVEEMGLLKLDVLGIRMQSSMAHAVEEVERVDGTRIDLDDRAQVPLDDPETFALIQSTRTLGCFQIESPGQRELVGKFAPDCFADIIIDISLFRPGPVKSDMIRPFLHARQGWGEPEYLHPSLVPYLEQTCGVVVFHEQVLQLVAETTGVSLAQADEVRRAMGTPQGQQEVEVWWRAAATARGYQPADVERIWEVLAAFASFGFCKAHAAAFALPTYQSAWLKTHHTAAFLSGVLTHDPGMYPKRLILDEARTMGVHVLGLDVNASGAGYRVERVEQDDDDLRLEPAAPRSTPGPGAAPRSTSTLGSRGDLVLPGQRGSTTTPDPVAVSDGGRRPDHVDEVMAGVERRAGDYGIRLSLSDVKGITDEEVHRIVAGQPYAALADLWQRARPSRPTAERLVLAGGLDELHRVGRHHVRGGLTRRDLLLHVRELDRWSRRSTTAAGRGRAGRRVPPPTVPGAAEGEVAARTRAQAAGRRTWHEQRPVATQLTLQLGDEPEPVPGSGLPEMTEQEQLRAELEVLGLDVSSHVVAGFRTMLADLGVTPARDLLSRRNGSEVLVAGAKVATQTPPVRSGRRVVFLTLDDGTGPADATFFEDVQGPFAATVFHSWLLLVRGVLRRTGPRGVTLRATGAWELGAVADAWQEGGADGARAFMAQTEERVRALLEESEALARQQAQAAGQAGRRVLVHASGFRQSPYADIRPAGESPLDVPAKLWHSSPGSPGW, encoded by the coding sequence ATGCCCACCCATGACGACTTCGTCCACCTGCACGTCGCCTCGAGCGCCTCGATGCGCTACGGCGCCAGCCACCCTGCCGACCTCGTCGCCCGGGCCTCGGCCCTGGGGCAGCCCGCGCTCGCGCTGACCGACCGCGACGGGCTCTACGGTGCGGTCCGCTTCGTCCGGGCCTGCGGCGAGGCCGGTGTGGCCCCGGTGCTCGGGGTCGACCTGGCGATGGCGCCTGCCGGTGGCTGGTCGCCGGGCAGCCCGGAGGCCGCCCCGGGGCGGGTCGCGCTCAGCGGCGAGGCCGCGCTCGCCACCGGCCGGCGGCAGGGGCGCGTCCAACCGGTCAAGGGCGGCACGCTCGTCGACGACCAGCAGCCGCGCGTCGTCGTGCTGGCCCGGGGGCAGCAGGCGGGCCTGGCGCCGGGGGCGGGGTGGGCCAGGCTGTGCCGGCTCGTCACCCAGACCCACCTGGCGGGGGAGCGCGGCGTGCCGCGCACCCGCCACGACCTGCTCGCCCGCGCCAGCGCGCCCGTCGACGGCCTCGCCCCGGCGGTCGTGCTGCTCGGCCCCGACTCCGACGTCGGCCGCGCGGTCCTCGCGCGCCGCCAGGGCGTCGCGCGGACCCTCCTCCAGGCCTGGCAGCACGTGCTGCCCGCCGGCGCGCTCCGCGTCGAGGTCGTCTGCCACGGTGGCCCCGAGGGCACCCCGGCCAGCCTGGGGCACGCCAGCCGGATGTGGGCACTGGCACGCGAGTGCGGGGTGCCGGCGGTGCTCACGGCCGCCGTCCGGCACGCCACGCCTGAGCAGGCGAAGGTGGTCGACGTCCTCGACGCAGCCCGACGGATGGTCGCCCTGGACGAGCGCCACCTGGACCGGGTGAGCACCGCGGGCCACCTCGCCGACAGTGCGACCATGCACGCGCTGGCCCGTCACCTGGAGGAGGCCGGCGGCAGCGACGCCAGGGCCGCCGACCTGCTCGGCGACACCCTCGCGCTGGCGCAGGAGTGCCGTCAGGACGCCCGCTCCGACCTGGGGCTCGGCGCGGTCCACCTGCCTGAGCCGGAGGTTCTCGGCGTCAGCGGCGTCGGCCAGGCCCACCAGGTCCTCACCGGGCGCTGCCAGGACGCGGTGGCCACCCGCTACCCAGGCGCGAGCACGGCATACCTGGACCGGGTCCGCGCCCGGCTGGACGAGGAGCTCGGTGTCATCGCGGGGCTGGGCTACCCGACCTACTTCCTCACCGTCGCCCAGGTCTGCGACCTGATCCGCGACAACGGCGTGCGGGTCGCCGCGCGCGGGTCGGGGGCGGGAAGCCTGGTCACCTACCTGCTCGGGATCAGCGGCGTGGACCCGATGGAGCACGGGCTGCTCATGGAGCGGTTCTGCTCGCCGCTGCGCGCCCAGCTGCCCGACATCGACGTCGACGTGGAGTCGGCACGCCGGACCGAGATGTACGAACGGATCCTGGAGCGGTTCGGCTCCGAGCGGGTGACGTGCGTGTCGATGGCCGAGACCTACCGGGTGCGGCACGCCGTCCGGGACGTGGCCGCCACGCTGGGCATGCCACCGGGGGAGATCGACGTCATCGCCAAGGCGTTCCCGCACATCCGGGCCAGGGACGCCCGCGCCGCCATCCGCGACCTGCCCGAGCTGCGCCAGCAGGGGCTCGACGCACCGCGGATGCAGCTGCTGCTCGAGCTGGTCGAGTCTCTCGACGGGCTGCCGCGGCACATCGCGATGCACCCCTGCGGGGTGATCCTGTCCAACACCGGGCTGCTCGACCGGACCCCGGTCGAGGCGAGCTGGCTGGGCTTCCCGATGAGCCAGTTCGACAAGGAGGACGTCGAGGAGATGGGGCTGCTCAAGCTCGACGTCCTGGGCATCCGGATGCAGTCCTCGATGGCGCACGCGGTCGAGGAGGTCGAGCGGGTCGACGGGACGCGGATCGACCTGGACGACCGGGCGCAGGTGCCGCTGGACGACCCTGAGACCTTCGCCCTGATCCAGTCCACCCGGACCCTCGGCTGCTTCCAGATCGAGTCGCCGGGGCAGCGGGAGCTGGTCGGCAAGTTCGCCCCCGACTGCTTCGCCGACATCATCATCGACATCTCGCTGTTCCGTCCCGGGCCGGTGAAGTCGGACATGATCCGGCCCTTCCTCCACGCCCGGCAGGGGTGGGGCGAGCCGGAGTACCTCCACCCCAGCCTCGTGCCCTACCTGGAGCAGACGTGCGGGGTCGTCGTCTTCCACGAGCAGGTGCTGCAGCTCGTCGCCGAGACCACCGGCGTCAGCCTGGCCCAGGCCGACGAGGTGCGACGCGCGATGGGCACCCCGCAGGGTCAGCAGGAGGTGGAGGTGTGGTGGCGCGCCGCCGCCACCGCCCGCGGCTACCAGCCGGCCGACGTCGAGCGGATCTGGGAGGTGCTGGCCGCGTTCGCCTCCTTCGGCTTCTGCAAGGCGCACGCGGCGGCGTTCGCCCTACCCACCTACCAGTCGGCGTGGCTGAAGACCCACCACACCGCGGCGTTCCTGTCCGGCGTCCTCACCCACGACCCCGGCATGTACCCCAAGCGCCTCATCCTCGACGAGGCCCGCACCATGGGCGTGCACGTGCTCGGGCTCGACGTCAACGCCTCGGGCGCCGGCTACCGGGTCGAACGGGTCGAGCAGGACGACGACGACCTCCGCCTCGAGCCTGCTGCTCCGCGGAGCACCCCCGGTCCGGGGGCTGCTCCGCGGAGCACCTCCACGCTGGGCAGCCGTGGTGACCTGGTGCTGCCAGGACAGCGCGGATCCACCACGACCCCGGACCCGGTGGCGGTCAGCGACGGGGGCCGGCGGCCCGACCACGTCGACGAGGTGATGGCCGGGGTCGAGCGTCGGGCCGGGGACTACGGCATCCGGCTCTCGCTGTCCGACGTCAAGGGGATCACCGACGAGGAGGTGCACCGGATCGTCGCCGGCCAGCCCTACGCCGCGCTGGCCGACCTGTGGCAGCGGGCCCGTCCCAGCCGGCCGACGGCCGAGCGGCTCGTGCTGGCCGGCGGGCTCGACGAGCTGCACCGCGTCGGGCGCCACCACGTCCGCGGCGGGCTGACCCGCCGGGACCTGCTCCTGCACGTCCGCGAGCTGGACCGGTGGAGCCGACGCTCCACGACCGCGGCAGGACGTGGCCGTGCGGGCCGCCGGGTGCCCCCGCCGACGGTCCCGGGCGCGGCCGAGGGCGAGGTCGCGGCACGGACCAGGGCGCAGGCCGCCGGTCGGCGCACCTGGCACGAGCAGCGGCCGGTCGCCACCCAGCTCACCCTCCAGCTCGGCGACGAGCCCGAGCCGGTCCCGGGCAGCGGCCTGCCGGAGATGACCGAGCAGGAGCAGCTGCGGGCCGAGCTGGAGGTGCTGGGGCTGGACGTCAGCAGCCACGTCGTCGCCGGCTTCCGCACGATGCTCGCCGACCTGGGCGTCACTCCCGCACGGGACCTGCTCTCCCGGCGCAACGGCTCGGAGGTGCTCGTCGCCGGGGCCAAGGTCGCCACCCAGACACCGCCGGTGCGCTCGGGACGGCGGGTGGTCTTCCTCACCCTCGACGACGGCACCGGGCCGGCGGACGCGACCTTCTTCGAGGACGTCCAGGGTCCGTTCGCGGCGACCGTCTTCCACTCCTGGCTGCTGCTCGTGCGCGGCGTGCTGCGCCGCACCGGTCCGCGCGGGGTCACGCTGCGGGCCACCGGCGCGTGGGAGCTCGGCGCGGTGGCCGACGCCTGGCAGGAGGGCGGCGCGGACGGGGCCCGGGCGTTCATGGCGCAGACCGAGGAGCGGGTGCGCGCGCTGCTGGAGGAGTCCGAGGCGCTGGCCAGGCAGCAGGCGCAGGCGGCCGGTCAGGCCGGGCGGAGGGTGCTCGTCCACGCCTCCGGCTTCCGGCAGTCGCCCTACGCCGACATCCGGCCCGCGGGGGAGAGCCCCCTCGACGTGCCCGCCAAGCTGTGGCACTCCAGCCCGGGGAGCCCGGGGTGGTGA
- a CDS encoding SAV_6107 family HEPN domain-containing protein: protein MSTTTTGTTRTGDTTGRTGDTTGDTTGTGDTTGDTTGTGPGLSAGAVLDLLDRSRGGLLLACHSGTAAERYTQAHLAALRAGAALLAARSAPSRRTRPRSVWEVLPTVAPELTEWAVFFATSGRRRLALERGSDLVTARDADDLVRSAEHFLELVRAGLHLPCGLPLPGELAPVARG, encoded by the coding sequence ATGAGCACCACCACGACCGGCACGACCAGGACCGGCGACACGACCGGCAGGACCGGCGACACGACCGGCGACACGACCGGGACCGGCGACACGACCGGCGACACGACCGGCACGGGCCCGGGCCTGAGCGCGGGCGCCGTCCTGGACCTGCTCGACCGTTCCCGGGGTGGGCTGCTGCTCGCCTGCCACAGCGGCACGGCGGCCGAGCGCTACACCCAGGCGCACCTCGCGGCGCTGCGGGCCGGGGCGGCGCTGCTGGCCGCCCGCAGCGCACCGAGCCGGCGCACCCGGCCGCGCAGCGTGTGGGAGGTCCTGCCCACGGTCGCTCCCGAGCTGACCGAGTGGGCGGTCTTCTTCGCCACGTCGGGACGCCGCAGGCTCGCACTCGAGCGGGGCTCGGACCTGGTGACCGCCCGGGACGCCGACGACCTGGTCCGCTCGGCCGAGCACTTCCTGGAGCTGGTCCGGGCGGGGCTGCACCTGCCGTGCGGACTCCCGCTGCCCGGCGAGCTGGCCCCGGTCGCGAGGGGGTGA
- a CDS encoding DUF6504 family protein translates to MSRRYQDPVEVRVGDPVEHRVRLEPGWCRGAEPAGGATDVPTTFLWRGRVHLVRGVLARWTQRVPWWRQEDPPSRTGPRLEQEVWRVEATAGRAHGSGVYDLVHGEEWLLERVSD, encoded by the coding sequence ATGAGCAGGCGCTACCAGGACCCGGTCGAGGTCAGGGTCGGCGACCCGGTCGAGCACCGCGTGCGGCTGGAGCCCGGCTGGTGCCGCGGCGCGGAGCCGGCCGGCGGCGCGACGGACGTGCCCACCACCTTCCTGTGGCGGGGGCGGGTGCACCTCGTGCGCGGCGTGCTGGCCCGGTGGACCCAGCGGGTGCCCTGGTGGCGCCAGGAGGACCCGCCGTCGCGGACGGGTCCCCGTCTCGAGCAGGAGGTATGGCGTGTGGAGGCCACCGCGGGCCGCGCGCACGGGTCGGGCGTCTACGACCTGGTGCACGGCGAGGAGTGGCTCCTGGAGCGGGTCAGCGACTGA
- a CDS encoding polyprenyl synthetase family protein, whose translation MDGVDLRARVQQALEAHLARQREVLAELGDPMDPLVDSVAELLAGGKRLRAAFLYWGWRVLGGSDDDAVVRAASSMEVFQAAALLHDDVMDNSDLRRGRPTAHRAFARAHERYGWNGDPARFGHAAAILAGDLCLNWTDEIFSTSGLPRQALERARPEFDRMRTQLMGGQFLDMLEGALGWGELGYAERLARSRRVIRYKSAKYSVEQPLLIGAHAAGADEATLAALSAYGTGLGEAFQLRDDVLGVFGDPEHTGKPAGDDLREGKLTALVAHTLELADPDDAELVAASLGDPDLDDATVERCRRLIEDSGALARTEEMIAAGARAARESLATAEGLTREGRAALDGLVAICTDRQT comes from the coding sequence TTGGACGGCGTCGACCTGCGCGCCCGCGTGCAGCAGGCCCTGGAGGCTCACCTCGCGCGCCAGCGCGAGGTCCTGGCCGAGCTCGGCGACCCGATGGACCCGCTCGTCGACTCCGTCGCCGAGCTGCTCGCGGGCGGCAAGCGCCTGCGCGCCGCCTTCCTCTACTGGGGCTGGCGCGTGCTGGGCGGGAGCGACGACGATGCGGTGGTGCGGGCCGCCTCCTCGATGGAGGTCTTCCAGGCCGCCGCCCTGCTGCACGACGACGTCATGGACAACAGCGACCTGCGCCGGGGGCGACCCACCGCGCACCGTGCCTTCGCCCGCGCCCACGAGCGCTACGGCTGGAACGGGGACCCGGCACGCTTCGGCCACGCCGCGGCCATCCTCGCCGGCGACCTGTGCCTGAACTGGACCGACGAGATCTTCTCCACCAGCGGCCTGCCGCGGCAGGCCCTGGAGCGGGCGCGGCCGGAGTTCGACCGGATGCGCACCCAGCTCATGGGCGGGCAGTTCCTCGACATGCTCGAGGGTGCGCTCGGCTGGGGCGAGCTGGGATACGCCGAGCGGCTGGCCCGGTCCCGCAGGGTGATCCGCTACAAGAGCGCCAAGTACTCCGTCGAGCAGCCGCTGCTCATCGGTGCGCACGCCGCCGGGGCCGACGAGGCCACGCTCGCGGCGCTCTCCGCCTACGGCACCGGCCTGGGCGAGGCCTTCCAGCTGCGCGACGACGTGCTGGGGGTCTTCGGCGACCCCGAGCACACCGGCAAGCCGGCCGGTGACGACCTGCGCGAGGGCAAGCTCACTGCGCTCGTCGCGCACACCCTGGAGCTCGCCGACCCCGACGACGCGGAGCTGGTCGCGGCCAGCCTGGGCGACCCCGACCTCGACGACGCCACGGTCGAGCGGTGCCGCCGGCTCATCGAGGACTCCGGAGCCCTGGCCCGCACCGAGGAGATGATCGCTGCCGGGGCCCGCGCGGCGCGGGAGTCGCTCGCGACCGCGGAGGGCCTGACCCGGGAGGGGCGGGCCGCGCTGGACGGGCTCGTCGCCATCTGCACCGACCGGCAGACCTGA
- a CDS encoding Rv2175c family DNA-binding protein has product MTEPVEWLTVPEIMERTGAPLQAVKRWLQDRELVGVRRGPNRAVMVPAGFLLDDGPLPALRGTLTVLSDGGFSDAEIIAWLHEPDETLIGGSAIASLRTGSKTEVRRRAQERAF; this is encoded by the coding sequence GTGACCGAGCCCGTCGAGTGGCTGACCGTCCCCGAGATCATGGAGCGCACCGGTGCGCCGCTGCAGGCGGTCAAGCGCTGGCTGCAGGACCGTGAGCTGGTCGGGGTGCGCCGAGGCCCGAACAGGGCGGTGATGGTCCCGGCGGGGTTCCTCCTCGACGACGGCCCTCTGCCGGCGCTGCGCGGCACGCTGACGGTGCTGTCCGACGGCGGCTTCTCCGACGCCGAGATCATCGCCTGGCTGCACGAGCCGGACGAGACGCTCATCGGAGGCAGCGCGATCGCCTCGCTGCGGACCGGCTCCAAGACCGAGGTCCGGCGCCGGGCCCAGGAGCGGGCCTTCTAG
- a CDS encoding lytic transglycosylase domain-containing protein, translated as MSPLFAAMPPADLPTVAYVPSALHSSELVLARTTGTHTVRSGDTVYGIAARYGVSAQSVVRANGLKDGGRWILPGTTLLIPGKGGPVVASPPGSPAKSSTAGGAGTSSRGSGGTVTVRHGDTLSHIAVRHGTTVAALASTNGLRDTRIIYPGQLLRLPGAAAPGRGAATEASRSTSSGKASSSGSGGTVTVRSGDTLSGIAARHGTSVSALTRANGISSSAFIHPGQKLRLPGGASSAGPGTSSSSSKPATVTRPYDASTIGDYKKGEKVQDTFLHYRYSDGVARSAAANREYLASIKVPSRDAMKTLIVSTSKRHGVDSKLMLALSYQESGWNMRAVSPANAIGAMQVIPTSGQWASSLVGRELNLLDPADNVEAGVVIMKTLLSMTDKDDHAIAGYYQGLGSVRQHGLFPDSKQYVRNIRYFMTTL; from the coding sequence GTGAGCCCGCTCTTCGCGGCGATGCCGCCCGCCGATCTGCCCACCGTCGCCTACGTGCCGTCCGCGCTGCACAGCTCCGAGCTCGTGCTCGCGCGCACCACGGGGACCCACACCGTGCGCTCCGGCGACACCGTCTACGGCATCGCCGCCCGCTACGGGGTCTCGGCGCAGTCGGTCGTGCGCGCCAACGGCCTCAAGGACGGCGGCCGCTGGATCCTGCCCGGGACCACGCTGCTGATCCCCGGCAAGGGCGGCCCCGTCGTCGCCTCCCCGCCGGGGAGCCCTGCGAAGTCGTCCACGGCGGGTGGCGCCGGCACCAGCAGCAGGGGCTCGGGCGGCACCGTCACCGTCCGCCACGGTGACACGCTCTCCCACATCGCCGTGCGGCACGGGACCACCGTGGCCGCGCTCGCCTCGACCAACGGGTTGCGCGACACGCGCATCATCTACCCCGGCCAGCTCCTCAGGCTGCCCGGGGCGGCCGCGCCGGGGCGCGGGGCGGCCACCGAGGCCTCCCGGTCCACGTCCTCGGGCAAGGCGTCCTCCTCGGGGTCCGGCGGGACGGTGACCGTCCGCTCCGGCGACACGCTGTCCGGGATCGCGGCCCGGCACGGCACCAGCGTGAGCGCCCTCACCCGGGCCAACGGCATCTCCTCCAGCGCCTTCATCCACCCGGGCCAGAAGCTGCGCCTGCCCGGCGGCGCGAGTTCGGCCGGCCCGGGCACGAGCTCCTCGAGCAGCAAGCCCGCCACGGTGACCCGTCCCTACGACGCCAGCACCATCGGCGACTACAAGAAGGGCGAGAAGGTGCAGGACACCTTCCTGCACTACCGCTACAGCGACGGTGTCGCCCGGTCCGCCGCCGCCAACCGCGAGTACCTCGCCAGCATCAAGGTCCCCTCCCGCGACGCGATGAAGACGCTCATCGTCTCGACCAGCAAGCGCCACGGCGTGGACAGCAAGCTCATGCTCGCCCTGTCCTACCAGGAGTCGGGCTGGAACATGCGGGCCGTCTCGCCCGCCAACGCGATCGGCGCCATGCAGGTCATCCCGACCTCCGGGCAGTGGGCCAGCTCCCTCGTGGGGCGCGAGCTCAACCTGCTCGACCCCGCCGACAACGTCGAGGCCGGCGTGGTCATCATGAAGACCCTGCTGAGCATGACCGACAAGGACGACCACGCGATCGCCGGCTACTACCAGGGCCTGGGCAGCGTCCGCCAGCACGGGCTGTTCCCCGACAGCAAGCAGTACGTGCGCAACATCCGCTACTTCATGACCACCCTCTGA
- a CDS encoding protein kinase domain-containing protein: MSAPTNPVIDSVVDGRYQVEAEIARGGMATVYRARDLRLDRAVALKVMRDDLARDDTFVRRFVHEARVVARLQHPHIVGVYDQGEDEHVVFLAMELVEGSTLRDVITRRAPLSARRALSIVVPVTEALAVAHADGLVHRDVKPENVLISHRGQVVKVTDFGLARLDGHPNATTEMLWGTAAYLAPEQVEHGTADPRTDVYAVGLLLHELLTGTKAFPGDDPLRVAYEHVHGGMPHARDLVPTVPEAVADLVLRAAANDPDDRPADASELLLELRRLERSLSEDELDAVPEPSDATTPVPTGGDRTELVRGAGGPGRAGPGPTATRQIPVREPGPRPRWGTPGSPGRAATAPPAPGRPGPRDAGAGARAEGRPRGCSVCCWCCSRRVAATGSGISPRGPPCTPRCRWSSGCPRARPAARSTPRSWTRW, encoded by the coding sequence GTGAGCGCCCCGACCAACCCCGTCATCGACTCGGTCGTCGACGGTCGCTACCAGGTCGAGGCGGAGATCGCCCGCGGCGGCATGGCCACGGTCTACCGCGCCCGCGACCTGCGCCTGGACCGGGCCGTGGCGCTGAAGGTCATGCGGGACGACCTCGCCCGGGACGACACCTTCGTGCGGCGCTTCGTCCACGAGGCCCGGGTCGTCGCGCGCCTGCAGCACCCGCACATCGTCGGCGTCTACGACCAGGGCGAGGACGAGCACGTCGTCTTCCTGGCGATGGAGCTGGTCGAGGGCAGCACGCTGCGCGACGTCATCACCCGCCGGGCCCCGCTGTCCGCACGCCGCGCGCTGTCCATCGTGGTGCCGGTCACCGAGGCGCTCGCCGTCGCGCACGCCGACGGGCTGGTGCACCGCGACGTCAAGCCCGAGAACGTCCTCATCAGCCACCGCGGCCAGGTCGTCAAGGTCACCGACTTCGGGCTGGCCCGGCTGGACGGGCACCCCAACGCGACGACGGAGATGCTGTGGGGCACCGCGGCATACCTCGCGCCCGAGCAGGTCGAGCACGGCACCGCAGACCCCCGCACGGACGTGTATGCGGTGGGCCTGCTCCTCCACGAGCTGCTCACCGGCACCAAGGCGTTCCCCGGGGACGACCCGCTGCGGGTCGCCTACGAGCACGTCCACGGGGGTATGCCGCACGCGCGCGACCTCGTCCCCACCGTCCCGGAGGCGGTCGCGGACCTCGTCCTGCGCGCCGCGGCGAACGACCCGGACGACCGGCCCGCGGACGCCTCCGAGCTGCTCCTCGAGCTGCGCCGGCTCGAGCGGTCCCTGTCGGAGGATGAGCTGGACGCCGTGCCGGAGCCCTCCGACGCGACCACGCCGGTGCCGACCGGCGGCGATCGCACCGAGCTGGTGCGCGGCGCCGGCGGCCCGGGCCGGGCCGGCCCGGGCCCCACGGCGACCCGGCAGATCCCGGTGCGCGAGCCCGGCCCCCGACCCCGGTGGGGGACGCCCGGTTCGCCCGGACGAGCGGCAACCGCACCGCCGGCGCCCGGCCGGCCCGGCCCGCGCGACGCAGGGGCGGGCGCTCGCGCGGAGGGGCGGCCGCGTGGGTGCTCGGTCTGCTGCTGGTGCTGCTCGCGGCGGGTGGCGGCTACGGGTTCTGGTATCTCACCGAGGGGCCCGCCGTGCACTCCCCGATGCCGGTGGTCGTCGGGCTGCCCGAGAGCGAGGCCCGCGGCGCGCTCGACGCCCAGGAGCTGGACCCGGTGGTGA